A single Bacillus marinisedimentorum DNA region contains:
- a CDS encoding helix-turn-helix domain-containing protein, whose translation MIGERVKRYRKERGLSLTELADRAGVAKSYLSSIERNIQSNPSIQFLEKISSVLGINVETLLLDEANKEDAEENLDPEWAQLVQEAMESGVSKEQFREFLEFNKWRVQNTKKD comes from the coding sequence ATGATCGGAGAACGTGTTAAACGGTATCGGAAAGAAAGAGGACTTTCACTGACTGAGTTAGCAGACCGGGCAGGCGTAGCAAAATCCTACCTGAGTTCAATCGAGCGCAACATTCAATCTAACCCTTCCATACAATTTCTTGAAAAAATCTCATCTGTACTTGGCATAAATGTTGAGACCCTGCTGTTGGATGAAGCGAACAAGGAAGACGCTGAGGAAAATCTCGATCCTGAGTGGGCACAGCTTGTCCAGGAAGCCATGGAATCCGGAGTAAGCAAGGAACAATTCCGCGAGTTCCTGGAATTCAATAAATGGCGGGTCCAGAACACGAAAAAAGATTAA
- a CDS encoding anti-repressor SinI family protein, with amino-acid sequence MGTNTRLDQEWVELLIEAKEGGLTKEDISSFLNDPQHYLLQMKHEKSYIKNT; translated from the coding sequence ATGGGAACGAACACACGGCTTGATCAGGAATGGGTGGAACTGTTGATTGAGGCAAAGGAAGGAGGTTTAACGAAAGAGGACATAAGCAGCTTTCTGAATGATCCGCAGCATTATCTCCTGCAAATGAAGCACGAAAAGTCCTATATAAAAAATACATAA
- a CDS encoding anti-repressor SinI family protein — translation MAHIFVLNDEKQSFDHEWADLMRKAKEMGFTADEIRNFLLHNGPHSDSPQEPLHYVSKGAVPGGQPEEALQ, via the coding sequence ATGGCACACATATTTGTGCTAAATGATGAAAAACAGTCTTTTGACCATGAATGGGCAGATTTGATGCGCAAGGCTAAAGAAATGGGTTTTACAGCAGATGAGATTAGAAACTTCCTTTTACACAACGGTCCGCATTCCGACAGCCCCCAGGAGCCGCTCCATTATGTAAGCAAAGGAGCTGTTCCAGGCGGGCAACCAGAAGAAGCTCTCCAGTAG